In Nocardioides sp., the following proteins share a genomic window:
- a CDS encoding lytic murein transglycosylase has protein sequence MSRLQPSKKTLTLVPLTATSVLVAAGLLAVGSGGTATSADKPRPLPGGGAVPAVAVQAPASVSRTPGISRAEADEAVATASASGIPSAALRAYQRAETVINAAAPACNLPWQLIAAIGRVESDHGRYGGSTLGQDGRVVPGIYGIALNGKNKTRVIRDTDGGELDNDTTYDRAVGPMQFIPTTWQVVGVDADEDGTRDPQDIDDAALSTAVYLCSGKTDLSSPSGLRGAVLRYNHSESYVDLVLSIMHSYQSGDFESLPTGVVAAGDAAPFAAPRPYEITSTGKRIKRTSSTPTGTTSTGPTTGPTSGPTSAPPTAPTTSAPSTPPSPPPTHVPSTPPTKLPTKLPTSVPTVIPTVVPTVTSVPTIVTGVLTLVEATAKCLAEGKVDNLLDSNDAFDQCVYAYTH, from the coding sequence ATGTCGCGCTTGCAGCCATCAAAGAAGACCCTGACCCTGGTGCCGCTCACGGCCACATCGGTCCTGGTGGCTGCGGGCCTGCTCGCCGTCGGATCGGGAGGCACCGCCACGAGCGCCGACAAGCCCCGACCGTTGCCAGGCGGCGGGGCTGTGCCCGCTGTCGCGGTGCAGGCGCCAGCCAGCGTTTCTCGTACGCCCGGCATCTCGCGCGCGGAGGCCGACGAGGCCGTCGCCACAGCGTCCGCCAGCGGCATCCCGAGCGCTGCGCTGCGGGCGTACCAACGCGCCGAGACGGTCATCAACGCCGCAGCGCCGGCGTGCAACCTGCCCTGGCAGTTGATCGCCGCGATCGGGCGGGTTGAGTCCGACCACGGTCGCTACGGCGGCAGTACGCTGGGCCAGGACGGGCGGGTCGTACCCGGGATCTATGGCATCGCACTCAACGGCAAGAACAAGACCCGCGTCATCCGCGACACCGACGGGGGCGAACTCGACAACGACACGACGTACGACCGGGCGGTCGGGCCGATGCAGTTCATCCCGACGACCTGGCAGGTGGTCGGCGTCGACGCGGACGAGGACGGCACCCGAGACCCGCAGGACATCGACGATGCGGCGCTGTCGACGGCCGTCTACCTGTGTTCGGGCAAGACGGATCTGTCGTCGCCCAGCGGCCTGCGCGGCGCGGTCCTGCGCTACAACCACAGCGAGTCGTACGTCGATCTGGTCCTCTCGATCATGCACTCCTATCAGTCCGGCGACTTCGAGTCGCTGCCGACCGGAGTGGTCGCGGCAGGCGATGCCGCGCCGTTCGCGGCGCCCCGGCCGTACGAGATCACGAGCACGGGCAAGCGGATCAAACGGACTTCGTCGACGCCCACGGGGACGACGAGCACCGGTCCGACCACCGGGCCGACCAGCGGGCCGACCAGCGCGCCTCCGACCGCGCCGACGACCAGCGCACCGAGCACGCCGCCCAGCCCCCCGCCGACGCACGTGCCCAGCACTCCCCCCACCAAGTTGCCCACCAAGCTGCCGACGTCGGTGCCGACCGTGATCCCCACGGTGGTGCCCACCGTGACCAGCGTCCCGACGATCGTGACCGGTGTGCTGACCCTCGTCGAAGCGACCGCGAAGTGCCTGGCCGAGGGCAAGGTCGACAACCTGCTCGACAGCAACGACGCGTTCGATCAGTGCGTGTACGCCTACACCCACTGA
- the hemL gene encoding glutamate-1-semialdehyde 2,1-aminomutase: MTNTDVPASAGLMERARTVTPGGVNSPVRSFASVGGTPRFIASAKGAYLTDVDGFEYVDLVCSWGPMLLGHAHPYVEAAVVAAVARGTSYGTPTEPEVLLAEEIVRRTPVDKVRFVSSGTEATMSAIRLARGFTGRDLVVKFAGCYHGHVDSLLASAGSGLATLSVPGTPGVSAAAAAETIVLPYNDFDAVAAAFEAYGDRIACVITEATPGNMGVVPPAAGFNGFLARICTANGALFISDEVMTGFRATPMGGFGLDGAHEGWVPDLMTFGKVMGGGFPAAAFGGRADVMGMLAPEGPVYQAGTLSGNPVATTAGLTTLQLATDEVYDTLNRAADTITSEVGAALSAVGVPHRIQRAGTMFSVFFTDTDVRDFAGAQAQHVAAFTAFFHAMLDGGVYLPPSAFESWFVSAAHDDEALERIVAALPAAARAAAGVERDS, translated from the coding sequence GTGACCAATACTGATGTGCCCGCCTCGGCCGGCCTGATGGAGCGGGCTCGCACGGTGACCCCCGGAGGGGTCAACAGTCCTGTGCGCTCTTTCGCCAGCGTCGGCGGCACGCCTCGCTTCATCGCGAGCGCGAAGGGCGCCTACCTCACCGACGTCGACGGCTTCGAGTATGTCGACCTGGTCTGCTCCTGGGGGCCGATGCTGCTCGGGCACGCGCACCCCTACGTCGAGGCCGCCGTGGTGGCTGCCGTGGCGCGCGGGACGTCGTACGGCACTCCCACCGAGCCCGAGGTGCTGCTGGCCGAGGAGATCGTGCGACGTACGCCGGTCGACAAGGTCCGCTTCGTCTCCTCCGGCACCGAAGCCACCATGTCCGCGATCCGGCTCGCGCGCGGTTTCACCGGTCGCGACCTGGTCGTGAAGTTCGCCGGTTGCTACCACGGCCACGTCGACTCGCTGCTCGCCTCGGCCGGCTCCGGCCTGGCGACGCTGAGCGTGCCGGGCACTCCGGGCGTCAGTGCGGCAGCGGCTGCCGAGACGATCGTGCTGCCCTACAACGATTTCGATGCGGTCGCGGCTGCGTTCGAGGCGTACGGAGACCGCATCGCGTGCGTGATCACCGAGGCCACCCCCGGCAATATGGGTGTCGTCCCGCCCGCCGCGGGTTTCAACGGGTTCCTGGCTCGGATCTGTACGGCCAACGGCGCGCTGTTCATCTCTGACGAGGTGATGACCGGCTTCCGCGCCACCCCGATGGGCGGCTTCGGGCTCGACGGCGCGCACGAGGGCTGGGTGCCCGACCTGATGACCTTCGGCAAGGTGATGGGCGGCGGGTTCCCGGCGGCGGCATTCGGTGGCCGCGCCGACGTGATGGGCATGCTGGCGCCCGAGGGTCCGGTCTATCAGGCCGGGACCCTGAGCGGGAACCCGGTCGCCACCACGGCCGGCCTCACCACGCTGCAACTCGCCACGGACGAGGTGTACGACACCCTCAACCGCGCCGCCGACACGATCACGTCCGAGGTCGGCGCGGCGTTGTCCGCGGTCGGCGTACCTCACCGGATCCAGCGGGCGGGCACGATGTTCTCGGTGTTCTTCACCGACACGGACGTACGCGACTTCGCCGGTGCACAGGCCCAGCATGTCGCGGCGTTCACCGCGTTCTTCCACGCGATGCTCGACGGCGGCGTCTATCTGCCCCCCTCGGCCTTCGAATCGTGGTTCGTGTCCGCCGCCCACGATGATGAGGCTCTGGAGCGCATCGTCGCGGCCTTGCCGGCTGCTGCGCGGGCCGCGGCCGGCGTCGAAAGGGATTCATGA
- a CDS encoding histidine phosphatase family protein, translated as MSDKTVVHLLRHGEVHNPEGVLYGRRPGFHLSDLGRQMAQRVADMIGDRDIVHLRVSPLERAQETAAPLAAARGLTPVLDDRVIESTNHFEGVNFGGGPKTLLDPKLWRYLYNPFKPSWGEPYKEIAARMRAAVFDARDAARGQEAVVVSHQLPIWVARLSAEGRSFLHDPRSRQCTLCSLTSLHFDGTRLTKVSYSEPAGDLIPVGDRTAPFSAGGAPEEKRP; from the coding sequence ATGAGCGACAAGACCGTCGTACACCTGTTGCGGCACGGCGAGGTGCACAACCCCGAGGGCGTGCTCTATGGCCGACGACCCGGTTTTCACCTGTCTGATCTCGGTCGACAGATGGCGCAACGGGTCGCGGACATGATCGGCGATCGCGACATCGTGCACTTGCGTGTCTCGCCGTTGGAGCGCGCCCAAGAAACCGCTGCCCCGCTCGCGGCAGCTCGTGGTCTGACCCCGGTCCTTGACGACCGGGTGATCGAGTCGACCAACCACTTCGAGGGAGTGAACTTCGGCGGTGGCCCCAAGACGCTGCTCGACCCGAAGCTGTGGCGCTATCTCTACAACCCCTTCAAGCCGTCGTGGGGCGAGCCGTACAAGGAGATCGCCGCGCGAATGCGCGCCGCGGTGTTCGACGCGCGCGATGCCGCGCGTGGGCAGGAGGCCGTGGTGGTGTCTCACCAACTGCCCATCTGGGTGGCGCGCCTGTCGGCGGAGGGGCGCTCGTTCCTGCACGATCCACGCTCGCGCCAGTGCACGTTGTGTTCGCTGACGTCGCTGCACTTCGACGGCACCCGCCTGACCAAGGTGTCGTACTCCGAGCCGGCCGGCGACCTGATCCCCGTCGGTGATCGCACAGCGCCGTTCTCGGCCGGTGGCGCGCCGGAGGAGAAGCGGCCCTGA
- a CDS encoding TlpA disulfide reductase family protein, producing MRKTLLALLLAALTLTGCTEIEGTGGKGYVTSDGQLTVVAADDRGEPVTLSGETLDGEPLDIADFRGKPVVVNIWWSGCAPCRTEAPLLKTAQSELGDTAAFLGLNIRDSSPENGKAFERSFDIDYPSLYAPDGSGLLAFRGEVPPNRVPSTIVLDAEGRVAAKIIGEVRTSRTLIDVVADVAAP from the coding sequence TTGAGAAAGACACTCCTCGCGCTGCTGCTGGCGGCGCTCACGTTGACCGGCTGCACCGAGATCGAAGGCACTGGCGGCAAGGGCTATGTCACGTCGGACGGCCAACTCACCGTTGTCGCGGCCGACGATCGCGGCGAGCCGGTGACCCTTTCCGGCGAGACCCTCGACGGGGAGCCGCTCGACATCGCCGACTTTCGCGGCAAGCCGGTGGTGGTCAATATCTGGTGGTCCGGCTGCGCGCCTTGCCGCACCGAAGCGCCGCTGCTGAAGACCGCGCAGTCCGAGCTGGGCGACACCGCAGCCTTCCTCGGACTCAACATCCGCGACTCGTCGCCGGAGAACGGCAAGGCCTTCGAGCGCTCGTTCGATATCGACTACCCCTCGCTCTATGCCCCCGACGGCAGCGGTCTGCTGGCGTTTCGAGGTGAGGTGCCCCCCAATCGCGTGCCCAGCACGATCGTGCTCGATGCCGAAGGTCGGGTCGCGGCCAAGATCATCGGGGAAGTACGCACCTCGCGCACCCTGATCGATGTCGTGGCGGACGTGGCGGCACCATGA
- a CDS encoding cytochrome c biogenesis protein CcdA translates to MTDWVQNTALSGSLLLAVPVALLAGLVSFFSPCVIPLLPGYLSYATGISGADLAEGRAQSRRGRMLLGSLLFVLGFSVVFVILGTASGALGETLVRHERAFAIAAGALSIVLGLAFLGMVPALQREWRLHRVPAVGLAAAPVLGFLFGIGWTPCMGPTLGVIGALAFNEGTAGRGAFLSACYALGLGIPFIVAGVAYERMLGAVRFVRRHQAWVTRIGGAMMILVGILLVTGWWAEAVTWLQVQLADYWRVAI, encoded by the coding sequence ATGACCGACTGGGTGCAGAACACAGCGCTGTCCGGATCGTTGCTCCTGGCGGTCCCGGTCGCGTTGTTGGCGGGGTTGGTGTCGTTCTTCTCGCCCTGCGTGATCCCGTTGCTGCCCGGCTACCTGTCGTACGCCACCGGCATCTCCGGCGCCGACCTGGCGGAGGGCCGCGCCCAGTCGCGTCGGGGCCGGATGCTGCTGGGCTCGCTGCTCTTCGTCCTTGGCTTCTCGGTCGTGTTCGTGATCCTCGGCACCGCGTCGGGTGCGCTGGGGGAGACGCTCGTACGCCACGAGCGGGCGTTCGCGATCGCCGCGGGTGCGCTCTCTATTGTGCTCGGACTGGCCTTTCTCGGCATGGTGCCAGCACTGCAACGCGAATGGCGCTTGCATCGCGTGCCGGCGGTCGGACTGGCCGCGGCGCCGGTGCTCGGCTTCCTCTTCGGCATCGGCTGGACGCCATGCATGGGACCGACCCTCGGCGTGATCGGGGCGCTGGCCTTCAACGAGGGCACCGCCGGTCGGGGTGCGTTCTTGTCGGCCTGTTATGCGCTCGGGCTCGGCATCCCGTTCATCGTGGCCGGGGTGGCGTACGAACGCATGCTCGGCGCGGTGCGGTTCGTACGCCGTCATCAGGCCTGGGTGACTCGGATCGGTGGCGCGATGATGATCCTGGTCGGGATCCTGCTCGTGACCGGCTGGTGGGCCGAGGCGGTCACCTGGTTGCAGGTGCAGTTGGCGGACTATTGGCGGGTCGCGATATGA
- a CDS encoding cytochrome c biogenesis protein ResB, translating to MSERRERRSEQSSTGATSELGVRELLRWAWRQLTSMRTALILLLLLAIASVPGSVIPQEAVDSLKTSDWKDAHPTLTPIYERLGLFAVYQTPWFAAIYLLLMVSLVGCIVPRLAVYWRAWRAQPPAAPRRLDRMPESGTYTDDGDVLDRAAAVLKQRRYRVRRGSDEQGDWVAAERGYLREAGNLLFHLSVLIVLVGFAMGSLLGYRGGVLVLVGGGFTNDVTQYDDFVPGSLFDPDDMEPFNFKVDDFTLQWITKGPSRGQARKFVSHLTYRDTPTGDEQSYDLRVNHPLAIGGTELLLDRPRLCAGHHRARWQW from the coding sequence ATGAGCGAGAGGCGTGAGCGGCGGAGCGAACAATCCAGCACCGGCGCCACCAGCGAACTCGGGGTTCGCGAACTCCTCCGCTGGGCCTGGCGCCAGCTCACCTCGATGCGCACGGCGCTGATCCTGCTGCTTCTGCTCGCGATCGCGTCGGTGCCGGGATCGGTGATCCCCCAGGAGGCCGTTGATTCGCTGAAGACGTCGGATTGGAAGGACGCGCATCCGACGCTGACGCCGATCTATGAACGGCTGGGGCTCTTCGCGGTCTATCAGACACCCTGGTTCGCGGCGATCTACCTGCTCCTGATGGTGTCGTTGGTCGGCTGCATCGTGCCGCGGTTGGCCGTCTATTGGCGTGCCTGGCGGGCACAGCCACCGGCGGCCCCGCGTCGCCTCGATCGGATGCCCGAGAGCGGCACGTACACCGACGACGGCGATGTCCTCGACCGTGCGGCGGCAGTTTTGAAACAGCGTCGCTATCGGGTACGTCGAGGCAGCGACGAGCAAGGCGACTGGGTCGCAGCCGAGCGTGGCTACCTTCGCGAGGCGGGCAACCTGCTCTTCCACCTGTCTGTGCTCATCGTGCTGGTCGGCTTCGCGATGGGATCGCTGCTCGGCTATCGCGGCGGGGTCCTGGTGCTCGTGGGCGGCGGTTTCACCAACGACGTGACCCAGTACGACGACTTCGTCCCCGGCTCGCTCTTCGACCCCGACGACATGGAGCCGTTCAACTTCAAGGTCGACGACTTCACTCTCCAGTGGATCACCAAGGGCCCCTCGCGCGGCCAGGCTCGCAAGTTCGTCTCACATTTGACCTACCGCGACACGCCCACGGGCGACGAGCAGTCGTACGACTTGCGGGTCAACCACCCGCTGGCGATCGGCGGCACCGAGCTTCTTCTTGATCGGCCACGGTTATGCGCCGGTCATCACCGTGCGCGATGGCAATGGTGA
- a CDS encoding cytochrome c biogenesis protein ResB has protein sequence MRDGNGDIAISGPTVFLPINQGTFESIGVVKAADAKPDQIGLEGNFYPTYARFEGQELPVSVFGDALNPAISMLVYTGDLGMDDGRPQSVYALDKSKAKMVRNAKGAPFRVDLRPGETKKLPDGLGSVTFERLDEWNRIQISRTPGKFIALGGVCLALLGLMGSLFIRPRRVWVRRRTPTAATVGGSDTLATIQVAVLDRSGGGEPAEELEQIVADLGLRTRDLPFESAEDSKGSGAENGGGSA, from the coding sequence GTGCGCGATGGCAATGGTGACATCGCGATCTCCGGACCGACCGTGTTCTTGCCGATCAACCAGGGGACCTTCGAGTCGATCGGCGTTGTGAAGGCGGCCGACGCCAAGCCGGATCAGATCGGGCTGGAGGGCAACTTCTATCCGACGTACGCCCGCTTCGAGGGCCAGGAACTCCCCGTGTCGGTCTTCGGCGATGCGCTGAACCCCGCGATCTCGATGTTGGTCTACACCGGCGACCTCGGGATGGATGACGGTCGGCCACAGTCGGTCTACGCACTGGACAAGTCGAAGGCCAAGATGGTGCGCAACGCCAAAGGTGCCCCCTTCCGCGTCGATCTGAGGCCGGGTGAGACCAAGAAACTGCCCGATGGTCTCGGTTCGGTCACCTTCGAGCGTCTCGACGAGTGGAATCGGATCCAGATCAGTCGTACGCCCGGCAAGTTCATCGCGCTTGGTGGGGTCTGCCTGGCGCTGCTCGGCTTGATGGGCTCGCTGTTCATCCGACCGCGCCGCGTGTGGGTGCGGCGTCGGACGCCGACTGCCGCGACCGTGGGCGGGAGTGACACACTGGCGACGATCCAGGTCGCCGTGCTGGACCGCTCCGGTGGGGGCGAGCCGGCCGAGGAGTTGGAGCAGATCGTGGCTGACTTGGGACTGCGTACGCGTGACCTGCCCTTTGAGTCCGCAGAAGACTCAAAGGGCAGCGGAGCCGAAAATGGAGGTGGATCGGCGTGA
- the ccsB gene encoding c-type cytochrome biogenesis protein CcsB, with product MTDAGWETLSDQAVAVAGVVYFLALLSHLVEWSALRHVPVGRKERARTAVGVGPGSDTTHIDAGPVEQSPDHASERHRAALFGRLGLLLTVIAAGVHLVSLVGRGMAADPNRVPWGNMYEFTLAGTFFVTLGYLVLLRRNKWEWLAPIVVGFVLACLMIDVVWLHTSVAPLREALLSPWLVIHVVSAVIATGGFTLGGMLSILYLVKTRRGDQGTYLARVPDLATLDRMSYRVHAFAFPVWTFAVLITGPIWAHEAWARYWNWDPKEVWAFITWVVYAAYLHARATAGWKGSRAAWVSIVGLLTLWFNFIGINYFSTTSMHSYAAPTVQVLPLDQAGGGSD from the coding sequence GTGACCGATGCAGGCTGGGAGACCCTGAGCGACCAGGCGGTCGCAGTGGCGGGGGTCGTGTATTTCCTTGCGTTGCTGTCGCACCTGGTCGAGTGGTCTGCGCTGCGGCATGTGCCGGTGGGGCGCAAGGAACGCGCTCGTACGGCCGTGGGCGTCGGCCCCGGCAGCGACACGACACACATCGATGCCGGGCCGGTCGAGCAGAGCCCTGACCACGCCTCTGAGCGTCACCGCGCAGCGCTCTTCGGTCGACTCGGCCTCCTCCTCACCGTGATCGCCGCCGGCGTGCACCTCGTCTCGCTCGTCGGCCGTGGCATGGCCGCGGACCCCAACCGGGTGCCGTGGGGCAACATGTATGAGTTCACCCTCGCGGGGACCTTTTTCGTCACGCTCGGCTATCTGGTGCTGCTGCGCCGCAACAAGTGGGAATGGCTGGCTCCGATCGTCGTCGGCTTCGTGCTGGCCTGCTTGATGATCGACGTGGTCTGGCTGCACACGTCGGTGGCCCCGCTGCGCGAAGCGCTACTCTCACCGTGGCTGGTGATCCACGTCGTCTCCGCAGTGATCGCCACAGGTGGATTCACCCTCGGCGGGATGTTGTCGATCCTCTACCTGGTCAAGACCCGTCGCGGTGACCAGGGCACGTACCTCGCCCGTGTCCCCGACCTGGCGACCCTCGACCGGATGTCCTACCGCGTGCACGCCTTCGCGTTCCCGGTGTGGACCTTCGCGGTGTTGATCACCGGCCCGATCTGGGCACACGAGGCATGGGCGCGGTATTGGAACTGGGACCCCAAGGAGGTCTGGGCGTTCATTACCTGGGTCGTCTACGCGGCGTACCTGCATGCCCGCGCCACCGCGGGTTGGAAGGGTTCTCGGGCGGCCTGGGTGTCGATCGTGGGACTGCTGACGCTGTGGTTCAACTTCATCGGCATCAACTACTTCTCGACCACGTCGATGCACTCGTACGCCGCGCCCACGGTGCAGGTGCTCCCGCTCGATCAGGCGGGTGGCGGGTCGGACTGA
- a CDS encoding DUF4229 domain-containing protein has protein sequence MKEFWVYTGLRALLFLASLGIVGGAWAVISGREQVPALWVLVIAFLISGIASMFMLNAQREALARRVQARAAAASANLEERRAAEDVD, from the coding sequence GTGAAGGAGTTCTGGGTTTATACCGGGCTGCGCGCCCTGCTCTTCTTGGCGTCTCTGGGGATCGTCGGTGGCGCGTGGGCGGTGATCTCGGGCAGGGAACAGGTGCCGGCGCTGTGGGTGCTGGTGATCGCGTTCCTGATCTCGGGGATCGCGAGCATGTTCATGCTCAACGCGCAGCGCGAAGCCCTCGCGCGCCGTGTGCAGGCCAGGGCCGCCGCGGCGTCGGCGAACCTGGAGGAGCGCCGCGCCGCGGAGGACGTGGACTAG
- a CDS encoding TrpB-like pyridoxal phosphate-dependent enzyme, with the protein MSALPHQHKFTLDESEMPTRWYNIVADLPIPPPPPLHPGTHEPVGPDDLSALFPMELILQEVSQEQYVDIPQPVLDVYKQYRPSPLYRAHRLEQKLETPARIYYKYEGVSPAGSHKTNTSIPQVYYNSLHGTKRLTTETGAGQWGTALAYACALFGMECDVWQVGTSYDTKPQRRTLIEVFGGKVHRSPSQGTESGRAFPEGHPGSLGIAISEAVEVAAQDDAIKYSLGSVLNHVLLHQTIIGEEALRQLEKAGETKADLVIGCAGGGSNFAGLAFPFLREKLHGNQDPTILAVEPSSCPTITRGEYRYDFGDTAGLTPLMKMYTLGHDFVPSTIHAGGLRYHGMAPLVSHAVDQGYIEGRALHQRECFDAALEFARTEGLVAAPESSHALAQARREALACKESGEEKVIVIGVSGHGLLELGAYAEYLEGNLADDPLSDEDLTAALAGVPQL; encoded by the coding sequence ATGTCTGCACTCCCTCATCAGCACAAGTTCACCCTCGACGAGTCGGAGATGCCGACGCGTTGGTACAACATCGTGGCGGACCTGCCCATCCCGCCTCCCCCGCCACTTCACCCCGGGACCCACGAGCCGGTCGGGCCGGACGACCTGTCGGCACTGTTCCCGATGGAGTTGATCCTGCAGGAGGTCTCGCAGGAGCAGTACGTCGACATCCCGCAGCCGGTTCTCGACGTCTACAAGCAGTACCGCCCGTCGCCGCTCTACCGCGCGCACCGTCTGGAGCAGAAGCTCGAGACGCCCGCGCGCATCTACTACAAGTACGAGGGCGTCTCCCCGGCCGGCTCACACAAGACCAACACCTCGATTCCGCAGGTCTACTACAACTCCCTGCACGGGACGAAGCGGCTGACGACCGAGACCGGCGCCGGACAGTGGGGCACCGCGCTTGCGTACGCCTGCGCCCTCTTCGGCATGGAGTGTGACGTGTGGCAGGTCGGCACGTCGTACGACACCAAGCCGCAACGCCGCACCCTGATCGAGGTCTTCGGTGGGAAGGTGCACCGCTCACCGAGCCAAGGCACCGAGTCCGGGCGCGCCTTCCCGGAGGGTCACCCAGGCTCACTGGGCATCGCGATCTCCGAGGCGGTCGAGGTCGCGGCGCAGGACGACGCGATCAAGTACAGCCTGGGCTCCGTGCTCAACCACGTGTTGCTGCACCAGACGATCATCGGCGAGGAGGCCCTGCGCCAACTGGAGAAGGCGGGCGAAACCAAGGCCGACCTCGTGATCGGCTGTGCCGGTGGTGGTTCGAACTTCGCCGGGCTGGCCTTTCCGTTCCTGCGCGAGAAGCTGCACGGCAACCAGGACCCGACGATCTTGGCCGTCGAGCCGTCGTCGTGCCCGACGATCACCCGCGGCGAATACCGCTACGACTTCGGCGACACCGCCGGACTCACGCCCCTGATGAAGATGTACACCCTCGGCCACGACTTCGTACCGTCGACCATCCACGCGGGCGGTCTGCGCTACCACGGCATGGCGCCGCTGGTCTCGCACGCCGTCGACCAGGGCTACATCGAGGGGCGCGCGCTGCACCAGCGTGAGTGTTTCGACGCCGCGCTGGAGTTCGCGCGTACGGAGGGGCTGGTCGCGGCGCCCGAGTCGTCGCACGCCCTGGCCCAGGCCCGCCGAGAGGCGTTGGCGTGCAAGGAATCGGGCGAAGAGAAGGTGATCGTGATCGGCGTCTCCGGTCACGGCCTGCTGGAGCTCGGGGCGTACGCCGAATATCTCGAAGGCAACCTCGCCGACGACCCGTTGTCCGACGAGGACCTCACCGCCGCACTGGCGGGAGTGCCGCAGCTCTAG
- a CDS encoding 1,4-dihydroxy-2-naphthoate polyprenyltransferase: protein MATASDWIAGARPRTLPAAVAPVLAGTGVAAFAEHAVWWKAALALIVSLALQVGVNYANDYSDGIRGTDDDRLGPMRLVGSGRATPKAVKYAAFASFGVAAIAGLVLAATTAWWLVAVGAVCVIAAWFYTGGKKPYGYLGLGEVMVFVFFGLVAVIGTTYVQTRTWEWAALYAGVGIGALACAILVLNNLRDIPTDTLAGKRTLAVRLGEDRTRGLYALLVLAAAAAVVAVAAATTWWALFGLGFLLRLAGPARDVLKGATGPALIPALGATGMAELIWSVLVAAALFVR, encoded by the coding sequence GTGGCTACTGCATCTGACTGGATCGCCGGAGCGCGTCCTCGTACGCTGCCCGCTGCGGTCGCGCCGGTCCTCGCCGGCACGGGCGTGGCCGCCTTCGCCGAGCACGCCGTGTGGTGGAAGGCCGCGCTCGCACTGATCGTCAGCCTTGCCTTGCAGGTCGGCGTGAACTACGCCAACGACTACTCCGACGGCATCCGGGGCACCGACGACGACCGACTCGGCCCGATGCGCCTGGTCGGCTCGGGCCGCGCGACGCCGAAAGCGGTGAAGTACGCCGCGTTCGCCTCGTTCGGCGTAGCCGCGATCGCCGGGTTGGTGCTCGCCGCGACGACGGCCTGGTGGTTGGTCGCGGTCGGCGCGGTGTGTGTGATCGCGGCCTGGTTCTACACCGGGGGCAAGAAGCCGTACGGCTATCTCGGTCTAGGCGAGGTGATGGTCTTCGTCTTCTTCGGCCTGGTCGCGGTGATCGGCACGACGTACGTCCAGACCCGCACCTGGGAGTGGGCTGCGCTCTATGCCGGAGTCGGGATCGGCGCGCTCGCCTGCGCGATCTTGGTGCTCAACAACCTGCGCGACATCCCCACCGACACGCTCGCGGGCAAGCGCACCCTGGCCGTACGCCTGGGTGAAGACCGCACTCGCGGCCTCTATGCGCTGCTCGTCCTCGCCGCAGCCGCCGCAGTCGTCGCGGTGGCCGCAGCCACCACCTGGTGGGCCCTGTTCGGACTCGGCTTCCTGCTTCGTCTTGCCGGCCCGGCCCGAGACGTGCTCAAGGGCGCCACCGGGCCGGCCCTGATCCCCGCCCTCGGGGCAACAGGGATGGCAGAGCTGATCTGGTCGGTGCTGGTCGCGGCGGCGTTGTTCGTCAGGTAG